One Gordonia zhaorongruii DNA segment encodes these proteins:
- a CDS encoding glutathione peroxidase codes for MSHSDVKSVPVNALDGSPADLSEFGGPLLVVNVASKCGLTPQYTKLEELQKEYGPRGLTVVGVPCNQFMGQEPGTADEIATFCSTNYGVTFPLLEKSDVNGEGRHPLYELLTQAPDADGEAGDIAWNFEKFVVGSNGEVLARFRPTTEPDAPEVKKAIEGAL; via the coding sequence ATGAGTCACTCCGACGTGAAATCCGTACCCGTCAACGCCCTCGACGGCTCGCCCGCCGACCTCTCCGAGTTCGGTGGCCCGTTGCTGGTCGTCAATGTCGCCTCCAAGTGCGGCCTCACTCCGCAGTACACGAAGCTCGAGGAACTGCAGAAGGAGTACGGCCCCAGGGGGCTGACCGTCGTCGGTGTTCCGTGCAACCAGTTCATGGGGCAGGAGCCGGGCACCGCAGACGAGATCGCGACGTTCTGCTCGACCAACTACGGCGTCACCTTCCCGCTCCTGGAGAAGTCCGACGTCAACGGCGAGGGGCGTCACCCGCTGTACGAACTTCTCACCCAGGCTCCCGACGCCGATGGCGAGGCCGGCGATATCGCGTGGAACTTCGAGAAATTCGTCGTCGGCTCGAACGGCGAGGTCCTCGCACGATTCCGTCCGACCACCGAACCGGACGCACCCGAAGTGAAGAAGGCCATCGAAGGCGCCCTCTGA
- a CDS encoding alpha/beta hydrolase-fold protein produces the protein MQSTGSVLSGAVTRRALSRRGLLTGGAGLAVLGLAGCATNDPVTPQGAAHIGPDDELPIETTPPEIADDPPVVTGSFVSAKMAGRPTRWAVSRPRGVTGELPVVIVAHALNTDERTIFAKALNIQGVVQQHVDAGNPPFAVACVDVDRNYFHLRNDGADGAAMIIDEFIPLLDRSPELDLRTDRIGLFGWSMGGYGALRIGAILGAQRVAAIAVSSPAMWADPTMFPPRAFDSFADYQANSMFGQQHVFSKIPLMISIGTSDQFYTYTRQWASDLHPPAAFATSPGGHTNRFWRSVLPDQVAFLGRALAAR, from the coding sequence ATGCAATCCACTGGTTCCGTGCTGTCCGGCGCCGTGACCCGTCGTGCGCTCTCCCGGAGGGGACTGCTCACCGGCGGCGCTGGTTTGGCCGTTCTGGGATTGGCCGGTTGCGCGACCAACGATCCCGTCACCCCGCAGGGTGCCGCGCACATCGGCCCGGACGACGAACTCCCCATCGAGACGACGCCGCCCGAGATCGCCGACGACCCGCCCGTCGTGACCGGTTCGTTCGTGTCGGCGAAGATGGCCGGACGTCCCACCCGCTGGGCCGTCTCCCGCCCTCGCGGTGTGACCGGCGAACTGCCCGTGGTGATCGTCGCGCATGCGCTCAACACGGATGAGCGCACGATCTTCGCCAAGGCCCTCAACATTCAGGGCGTGGTGCAGCAGCACGTCGACGCCGGTAACCCGCCGTTCGCGGTGGCCTGCGTCGACGTCGACCGTAATTACTTCCACCTGCGGAACGATGGCGCCGACGGCGCCGCGATGATCATCGATGAGTTCATCCCGCTCCTCGACCGCAGCCCCGAACTCGATCTCCGCACCGACCGGATCGGCCTGTTCGGCTGGTCGATGGGCGGCTACGGCGCCTTGCGCATCGGTGCGATCCTCGGTGCGCAGCGGGTCGCGGCTATCGCCGTGAGTTCGCCCGCGATGTGGGCCGATCCGACCATGTTCCCGCCGCGGGCCTTCGACTCGTTCGCCGACTACCAGGCCAACTCGATGTTCGGTCAACAGCACGTCTTCTCGAAGATTCCGCTGATGATCAGTATCGGGACATCCGACCAGTTCTACACGTACACCCGCCAGTGGGCATCCGACCTGCATCCGCCTGCCGCGTTCGCCACCTCCCCCGGCGGACACACGAACCGCTTCTGGCGATCCGTGCTCCCCGATCAGGTCGCCTTCCTCGGCCGGGCCCTCGCTGCACGCTGA
- the purQ gene encoding phosphoribosylformylglycinamidine synthase subunit PurQ, translated as MTARIGVITFPGTLDDVDAARAVRMAGGESVSLWHGDADLKGVDAVVVPGGFSYGDYLRCGAIAKFAPVMGEVVAAAERGMPVLGICNGFQILCEAGLLPGALARNEGLHFVCRDQWLRVESNTTAWTTRYELGAEILIPLKSGEGRYVASDETLEELKGEGRIAFTYAGDNPNGSQLDIAGISSANGRVVGLMPHPEHSIEALTGPSDDGLGLFYSALDAVLAAV; from the coding sequence ATGACCGCTCGCATCGGAGTCATCACCTTTCCCGGCACCCTCGACGACGTCGACGCCGCCCGCGCCGTGCGCATGGCAGGCGGCGAATCCGTCTCGCTCTGGCACGGCGACGCCGACCTCAAGGGCGTCGACGCCGTCGTCGTCCCCGGTGGATTCTCGTACGGCGACTACCTCCGCTGCGGGGCGATCGCCAAGTTCGCGCCGGTGATGGGCGAGGTCGTGGCCGCCGCCGAACGCGGTATGCCGGTGCTCGGTATCTGCAACGGCTTCCAGATCCTGTGCGAGGCGGGGCTCCTGCCGGGGGCCCTGGCCCGTAACGAGGGTCTGCACTTCGTCTGCCGTGATCAGTGGCTGCGCGTGGAGTCGAACACCACCGCTTGGACCACTCGTTACGAGCTCGGCGCCGAGATCCTCATCCCGCTGAAGTCGGGGGAGGGGCGCTACGTCGCCTCCGACGAGACCCTGGAGGAGTTGAAGGGCGAAGGCCGCATCGCGTTCACCTACGCGGGTGACAACCCCAACGGCTCGCAGCTCGACATCGCCGGCATCTCCAGCGCGAACGGCCGCGTCGTCGGATTGATGCCGCACCCCGAGCACTCGATCGAGGCTCTCACCGGTCCGTCCGACGACGGTCTGGGTCTCTTCTACTCGGCACTCGACGCGGTCCTGGCAGCAGTCTGA
- the purS gene encoding phosphoribosylformylglycinamidine synthase subunit PurS produces MARVVVDVMPKAEILDPQGQAISGALGRLGFSGVADVRQGKRFELEVDDTVSDADLDRIAEELLTNTVIENFAVSRVAE; encoded by the coding sequence ATGGCGCGTGTAGTGGTCGATGTGATGCCCAAGGCCGAGATCCTGGACCCGCAGGGGCAGGCGATCTCCGGTGCGTTGGGACGTCTCGGATTCTCCGGCGTCGCCGACGTCCGGCAGGGCAAGCGATTCGAGCTGGAGGTCGACGACACCGTCTCGGACGCCGACCTCGATCGCATCGCCGAAGAATTGCTGACCAACACGGTCATCGAGAACTTCGCCGTCTCACGCGTGGCTGAGTGA
- a CDS encoding S9 family peptidase, giving the protein MPDTTIRTQPPVAKKVHFERVHHGDVFVDEYEWLRDKDDPEVIEYLKGQNAFTEAQTADLADLRRTVYEEIKARTLETDMGLPTRNDRFWYFVRTTEGADYPRYCRCPIADDDDWTPPEVSVDALLPGEEVFFDANIEAKGKPFFSLGALSVSHDGTQLAYSVDVDGDERYALKFRDLVTGEDLPGEVRDTGGGATWSRDGRFVFYPTVDDAWRPDTVWRHEVGAGSPDVKVFHEADERYWVGVGSTHSDDYLMIVSDSKLTSEAFTLPADDPTGEFTSVAGRTEGTEYGVEHARIAGEDYFVIVHNGIVDGERAVNYAVDVMPVGDASARRTLIPHDPERRVEDVDCFRDYLVLSYRANAVPKVAIADLRTVDGLPSPADFVEVVFDQELCSPGLGSNPEWSAPRLRLGYMSFVEPAEALDLDVATGERTLLRRQTVLGDYDPNDYVATREWAVADDGTRVPVSLVRRRDLPADTAAPVLLCGYGAYEMSMDPGFSVARLSLLDRGMVVAYAHVRGGGELGRPWYEGGRLNFKRNTFTDFIAVARHLVDSGRTTPQQLVADGGSAGGLLMGAVANMAPELFQGVLAAVPFVDALTSILDPSLPLTVTEWDEWGDPLHDPEVYEYMKTYSPYENVEPRSYPSILALTSLNDTRVLFTEAAKWVARLQESTTSGLPVLLKTEMSAGHGGVSGRYKQWEETAYEFAWILRETGAI; this is encoded by the coding sequence ATGCCTGATACCACGATCCGCACGCAACCGCCCGTCGCCAAGAAGGTCCACTTCGAGCGCGTCCACCACGGCGACGTATTCGTCGACGAGTACGAGTGGCTGCGCGACAAGGACGACCCGGAGGTCATCGAGTACCTCAAGGGCCAGAACGCCTTCACCGAAGCTCAGACCGCCGATCTCGCAGACCTGCGCCGGACCGTGTACGAGGAGATCAAGGCGCGCACCCTCGAGACCGACATGGGTCTCCCGACGCGCAACGACCGCTTCTGGTACTTCGTTCGCACCACCGAGGGCGCCGACTATCCGCGGTACTGCCGGTGCCCGATCGCCGATGACGACGACTGGACGCCGCCCGAGGTGTCCGTGGACGCTCTCCTGCCCGGCGAAGAGGTCTTCTTCGACGCGAACATCGAGGCGAAGGGCAAGCCTTTCTTCAGCCTCGGTGCACTCTCGGTGAGCCACGACGGAACGCAGTTGGCGTACAGCGTCGACGTCGACGGCGACGAGCGGTACGCACTCAAGTTCCGTGATCTCGTCACCGGCGAGGACCTGCCGGGAGAGGTGCGGGACACCGGCGGCGGAGCCACCTGGTCCAGGGACGGCCGGTTCGTCTTCTATCCGACGGTCGACGACGCCTGGCGCCCGGACACCGTATGGCGTCACGAAGTGGGCGCGGGCTCGCCGGACGTGAAGGTCTTCCACGAGGCCGACGAACGGTACTGGGTCGGCGTCGGATCGACGCACAGTGACGACTACCTGATGATCGTCTCCGACTCGAAGCTGACCAGCGAGGCCTTCACCCTGCCCGCCGACGATCCGACGGGGGAGTTCACGAGCGTCGCCGGGCGCACCGAGGGCACCGAGTACGGAGTGGAGCACGCCCGCATCGCGGGCGAGGACTACTTCGTGATCGTGCACAACGGGATCGTCGACGGCGAGCGGGCCGTCAACTACGCCGTCGACGTGATGCCGGTCGGCGATGCGTCGGCCCGACGCACTCTGATCCCGCACGATCCGGAGCGCCGCGTCGAAGACGTCGACTGCTTCCGCGACTACCTGGTCCTCTCGTACCGGGCGAACGCCGTGCCCAAGGTGGCGATCGCCGACCTGCGCACCGTCGACGGACTGCCGTCCCCGGCCGACTTCGTCGAGGTGGTGTTCGACCAGGAACTGTGCTCACCCGGTCTGGGGTCGAACCCCGAGTGGAGCGCACCTCGGCTGCGCCTCGGGTACATGAGCTTCGTCGAGCCGGCCGAGGCGCTGGATCTCGACGTCGCGACCGGCGAGCGGACGCTGCTTCGCAGGCAGACGGTGCTCGGCGACTACGACCCGAACGACTACGTCGCGACGCGGGAGTGGGCCGTCGCCGACGATGGCACCCGTGTCCCGGTCTCGCTCGTGCGACGCCGTGATCTGCCCGCAGACACTGCGGCACCCGTGCTGCTGTGCGGATACGGCGCATACGAGATGAGCATGGATCCGGGCTTCTCGGTGGCGCGGTTGTCGTTGCTCGACCGCGGCATGGTGGTCGCGTACGCGCATGTGCGCGGCGGTGGAGAGCTGGGTCGGCCCTGGTACGAGGGCGGCCGACTGAACTTCAAGCGCAACACGTTCACCGACTTCATCGCCGTCGCCCGGCATCTGGTCGATTCGGGTCGTACGACGCCGCAGCAGCTCGTCGCCGACGGCGGCTCGGCGGGCGGTCTGCTGATGGGTGCGGTCGCGAACATGGCGCCGGAGCTGTTCCAGGGCGTGCTGGCGGCGGTGCCGTTCGTCGACGCGCTGACGTCCATCCTCGATCCGTCGCTGCCGCTGACGGTCACCGAATGGGACGAGTGGGGCGATCCGCTCCACGATCCCGAGGTGTACGAGTACATGAAGACGTACTCACCGTACGAGAACGTGGAGCCGCGCAGTTACCCGTCGATCCTGGCGTTGACGTCGCTCAACGACACGCGTGTGCTGTTCACCGAAGCTGCCAAATGGGTTGCGCGACTACAGGAGTCCACGACGTCGGGCCTGCCCGTGTTGCTGAAGACCGAGATGTCAGCGGGTCACGGCGGTGTGAGCGGACGCTACAAGCAGTGGGAGGAGACCGCGTACGAGTTCGCGTGGATCCTCCGCGAGACCGGCGCGATCTGA
- the purB gene encoding adenylosuccinate lyase, with protein MGKPAISNVLANRYASAGLAEIWSPSHKIVLERQLWIAVLKAQRDLGIDVPADAIADYERVVDQIDLNSIAERERVTRHDVKARIEEFNHLAGHEQIHKGMTSRDLTENVEQLQVLRSLQHVRGHGIAILARVTERAASYATVVMAGRSHNVAAQATTLGKRFASAADELMIALTRVDELIARYPLRGIKGPMGTSQDMLDLLDGDAGKLDELETKVAQHLGFANALTSVGQVYPRSLDYDVVSSLVQLAAGPSSLATTVRLMAGHELVTEGFQPGQVGSSAMPHKMNTRSCERVNGLAVILRGYASMTGELSGAQWNEGDVFCSVVRRVALPDAFFAIDGLMETFLTVLAEFGAYPAVIANELDRYLPFLATTKVLMASVRAGVGRESAHEAIKENAVAVALAMREEGREPDLLDRLAADDRIPLDRAGLDELIADKTAFTGAAEAQVTKVVADAAAWIDTDPEAAGYRPAPIL; from the coding sequence GTGGGTAAACCTGCCATCAGCAATGTCCTCGCCAACCGTTACGCCTCCGCAGGCCTCGCCGAGATCTGGTCGCCGAGTCACAAGATCGTTCTCGAACGGCAACTGTGGATCGCCGTTCTGAAGGCGCAGCGCGATCTCGGGATCGACGTTCCCGCGGACGCCATCGCCGACTACGAGCGAGTGGTCGACCAGATCGACCTGAATTCGATAGCCGAGCGTGAACGAGTCACCCGGCACGATGTGAAGGCTCGGATCGAGGAGTTCAACCACCTCGCCGGGCACGAGCAGATCCACAAAGGGATGACCAGTCGCGACCTCACCGAGAACGTCGAGCAACTACAGGTCCTCCGGTCGCTCCAGCACGTCCGCGGCCACGGCATCGCGATCCTGGCTCGCGTCACCGAGCGTGCTGCGTCGTACGCGACCGTTGTCATGGCTGGCCGCAGCCACAACGTCGCTGCGCAGGCAACGACGCTGGGCAAGCGTTTCGCCAGTGCCGCCGACGAACTGATGATCGCCCTCACTCGAGTGGACGAGCTGATCGCGCGCTATCCGCTGCGCGGGATCAAGGGCCCGATGGGCACCAGCCAGGACATGCTCGACCTGCTCGACGGTGACGCGGGCAAGCTCGATGAACTCGAGACGAAGGTGGCGCAGCACCTCGGATTCGCCAACGCGCTCACCTCGGTGGGTCAGGTGTACCCGCGATCCCTCGACTACGACGTGGTCTCGTCGCTCGTCCAGCTGGCCGCGGGGCCGTCGTCGTTGGCCACCACGGTGCGACTGATGGCGGGCCACGAACTGGTCACCGAGGGCTTCCAGCCAGGCCAGGTCGGCAGTTCGGCGATGCCGCACAAGATGAACACCCGCAGCTGCGAACGCGTCAACGGTCTCGCCGTCATCCTGCGCGGCTACGCGTCGATGACCGGCGAGCTCTCCGGCGCCCAGTGGAACGAGGGCGACGTGTTCTGCTCGGTGGTGCGACGCGTCGCCCTGCCGGACGCGTTCTTCGCCATCGACGGGCTGATGGAGACGTTCCTGACGGTTCTCGCCGAGTTCGGCGCCTACCCGGCGGTCATCGCCAACGAGCTCGATCGCTACCTGCCGTTCCTCGCAACCACCAAGGTGCTGATGGCGTCGGTGCGCGCCGGCGTCGGCCGCGAGTCCGCACACGAGGCGATCAAGGAGAACGCGGTGGCCGTCGCACTGGCCATGCGTGAGGAGGGGCGAGAACCCGATCTGCTCGACCGGTTGGCCGCTGATGATCGCATCCCACTCGACCGCGCCGGACTCGATGAGCTGATCGCGGATAAGACGGCCTTCACCGGTGCCGCAGAGGCCCAGGTGACGAAGGTGGTCGCCGATGCGGCCGCCTGGATCGACACCGACCCCGAGGCTGCCGGTTACCGCCCGGCCCCGATCCTCTGA
- a CDS encoding phosphoribosylaminoimidazolesuccinocarboxamide synthase yields MRPALDSYRHVASGKVRDIYEIDDRTLLLVASDRISAYDFSLSTPIPDKGRILTAASFFWFDALGVPNHLAGGPQDDRIPADLVGRSMVVHKLPMLPVECVARGYLTGSGLIDYRATGAVCGVQLPDGLGESDRLPQPIFTPATKAAVGDHDENVSIDQVADTVGRELAEQLRETTLDIYGRGAELAADRGIILADTKFEFGQAPDGSLVLADEVLTPDSSRYWDAQDYTPGRVQPSFDKQIVRNWLTGDESGWDRNSGEQPPALPDEVVERTRARYIEAYERISKLSFADWPDRLTADA; encoded by the coding sequence ATGCGTCCCGCACTCGATTCCTACCGGCACGTCGCGTCCGGCAAAGTCCGCGACATCTACGAGATCGACGATCGGACACTGCTCCTGGTCGCCTCCGACCGGATCTCGGCGTACGACTTCAGTTTGTCGACGCCGATCCCCGACAAAGGCCGAATCCTGACCGCAGCCAGCTTCTTCTGGTTCGACGCCCTCGGCGTCCCGAACCATCTGGCAGGCGGTCCGCAGGATGACCGGATCCCTGCCGACCTCGTCGGCCGGTCGATGGTGGTGCACAAGCTGCCCATGCTGCCCGTCGAATGCGTGGCGCGCGGCTACCTGACCGGTTCGGGGCTGATCGACTACCGGGCAACCGGTGCGGTGTGCGGCGTGCAGCTGCCCGACGGGCTCGGCGAATCCGACCGCCTGCCGCAGCCGATCTTCACTCCGGCCACCAAGGCCGCGGTCGGCGATCACGACGAGAACGTATCCATCGATCAGGTCGCCGACACAGTCGGCCGCGAGCTCGCGGAGCAACTGCGTGAGACGACCCTCGACATCTACGGCCGCGGCGCCGAGCTGGCCGCCGACCGCGGCATCATTCTCGCCGACACCAAGTTCGAGTTCGGGCAGGCGCCCGACGGCTCGCTCGTCCTCGCCGACGAGGTGCTGACTCCCGATTCGTCCCGCTACTGGGACGCGCAGGACTACACGCCGGGTCGCGTGCAGCCGAGCTTCGATAAGCAGATCGTCCGCAATTGGCTGACCGGCGATGAATCGGGGTGGGACCGGAACTCGGGGGAGCAGCCGCCCGCCCTGCCCGATGAGGTGGTGGAGCGCACCCGTGCCCGCTACATCGAGGCGTACGAGCGCATCTCGAAGTTGTCCTTCGCCGACTGGCCTGACAGGCTCACCGCCGATGCCTGA
- a CDS encoding DHA2 family efflux MFS transporter permease subunit has translation MTSSVSAPAPDKLGRDVFIVAGVVVLGAIMSILDVTVVGVAQNTFAQEFSSSPASVAWSMTGYTLALAAVIPIASWAASRFGTRNVYLASLVLFLIGSILCAMATSIGTLVAFRVVQGLGGGLLMPIGMMIMTKAAGPARVGSVMAVLGIPMLLGPIAGPILGGWLIEIASWHWVFLINIPIGLIAIVYAWFALPTDKDKVSPSIDGIGLLLLSPGLALFLFGVSSSAEEGTFGAPKVYVPMIIGALLIIGFVFHALRAKNPLIDLRLFKNRTLMVSVLTMVTFMIAFFGSSLLYPQYFIGVRGETTLIAGLLLAPQGIGAMLTMPIAGKMTDKIGPGKSVLGGLVLLVIGVGAFVFLGPETSYLYLCGALFVQGLGMGMTMMPIMSAALATLKPEQVNDGSTLVNVVQQTASSIGSAVITVVYTGLLTAGASLAIGSNVAPDMVPADVPQGMLDLGFDDAASAFATTFIVSTVLVALTLIPAFFLPRKKIAQSVTEEQVPAVMH, from the coding sequence ATGACTTCATCCGTCTCGGCTCCTGCGCCGGACAAACTCGGTCGCGATGTGTTCATCGTCGCCGGTGTGGTCGTCCTCGGCGCGATCATGTCGATCCTCGACGTGACCGTCGTCGGCGTCGCACAGAACACCTTCGCGCAGGAGTTCTCATCGTCGCCTGCCAGCGTCGCCTGGTCGATGACCGGCTACACCCTGGCACTGGCAGCCGTGATCCCGATCGCGAGTTGGGCCGCTTCGCGGTTCGGCACCCGCAACGTGTACCTCGCCTCGCTGGTTCTGTTCCTGATCGGCTCGATACTCTGCGCGATGGCCACCAGCATCGGCACCCTGGTCGCGTTCCGCGTCGTCCAGGGCCTCGGCGGTGGTCTGCTCATGCCCATCGGCATGATGATCATGACCAAGGCAGCCGGTCCGGCGCGCGTCGGCTCGGTCATGGCCGTCCTCGGAATCCCGATGCTGCTCGGCCCGATCGCGGGACCGATCCTCGGTGGCTGGCTCATCGAGATCGCGTCCTGGCACTGGGTCTTCCTGATCAACATCCCGATCGGCCTCATCGCCATCGTCTACGCCTGGTTCGCTCTGCCGACCGACAAGGACAAGGTCAGCCCCTCGATCGACGGCATCGGCCTGCTTCTCCTGTCACCCGGTCTGGCACTGTTCCTGTTCGGCGTCTCCTCGAGCGCCGAAGAGGGAACGTTCGGCGCACCCAAGGTGTACGTCCCGATGATCATCGGCGCACTGCTCATCATCGGGTTCGTCTTCCACGCGCTGCGCGCTAAGAATCCGCTGATCGACCTTCGCCTGTTCAAGAACCGGACCCTCATGGTCTCGGTGCTCACGATGGTCACCTTCATGATCGCGTTCTTCGGCTCGTCGCTGCTGTACCCGCAGTACTTCATCGGCGTCCGCGGCGAGACCACGCTCATCGCAGGCCTCCTGCTGGCTCCGCAGGGCATCGGCGCCATGTTGACCATGCCCATCGCAGGCAAGATGACCGACAAGATCGGCCCCGGAAAGTCCGTACTCGGCGGCCTGGTGCTGCTGGTCATCGGTGTGGGCGCATTCGTCTTCCTCGGACCGGAGACGTCGTACCTCTACCTGTGCGGCGCCCTGTTCGTGCAGGGCCTCGGTATGGGCATGACGATGATGCCGATCATGTCGGCCGCTCTCGCCACGCTGAAGCCGGAACAGGTCAACGACGGTTCCACTCTCGTCAACGTCGTCCAGCAGACCGCGTCATCGATCGGCTCCGCAGTGATCACGGTCGTGTACACCGGCCTGCTGACCGCCGGCGCCAGCTTGGCGATCGGCTCCAACGTCGCACCGGACATGGTGCCTGCGGACGTACCGCAGGGCATGCTCGACCTCGGATTCGATGACGCCGCCTCGGCGTTCGCCACGACGTTCATCGTCAGCACGGTCCTGGTCGCACTGACCCTGATCCCGGCGTTCTTCCTGCCCCGTAAGAAGATCGCGCAGAGCGTCACCGAGGAGCAGGTGCCGGCCGTCATGCACTGA
- the purD gene encoding phosphoribosylamine--glycine ligase → MRALVIGSGGREHALLLGLDRDPSVTDLHAAPGNAGTAAIATNHAVDANSGGAVVALAREIGADLVVIGPEVPLVNGVADALREAGIAVFGPNAAAARIEGSKAFAKDVMAAAGVRTARAESVTDTSGVDAALDRFGPTWVVKDDGLAAGKGVVVTTDRAQARAHAVDVVDNGHPVLLESFLDGPEVSLFCLVDGDTVVPLLPAQDHKRVGDGDEGPNTGGMGAYTPLPWLPDGMVGRIVDEVVRPVAAELVHRGAPFSGLLYAGLAIGADGPAVVEFNCRFGDPETQAVLDLLESPLGETLAAVANGTLGELPELRWFDGSAVVVVLAAENYPGTPRKGDPIDGAGTEGVLHAGTALDDAGTVVSSGGRVLSVVGRGAGLTEARAQAYERLTQVGLAGSHFRTDIGKAAEDGAITL, encoded by the coding sequence GTGCGCGCACTGGTGATCGGCTCGGGCGGCCGCGAACACGCCCTCCTCCTCGGACTCGACCGCGACCCGTCGGTGACGGACCTGCACGCGGCCCCCGGCAACGCCGGGACGGCGGCGATCGCGACCAACCATGCGGTCGACGCGAACTCCGGCGGCGCAGTGGTCGCCCTCGCCCGCGAGATCGGTGCCGACCTCGTCGTGATCGGCCCGGAGGTCCCGCTCGTGAACGGCGTCGCCGACGCGCTGCGCGAAGCGGGCATCGCGGTATTCGGACCGAATGCGGCGGCCGCCCGGATCGAGGGTTCCAAAGCCTTCGCCAAGGATGTGATGGCGGCGGCCGGAGTGCGCACCGCCCGCGCCGAGAGCGTCACCGACACCTCCGGCGTGGACGCGGCACTCGACCGGTTCGGCCCCACCTGGGTGGTCAAGGACGACGGACTGGCGGCGGGTAAGGGCGTGGTGGTCACCACGGATCGTGCGCAGGCCCGCGCTCACGCGGTGGACGTGGTCGACAACGGTCATCCGGTCCTTTTGGAGAGCTTCCTCGACGGCCCCGAGGTGTCCCTGTTCTGCCTCGTCGACGGTGACACCGTTGTCCCGCTGCTCCCGGCACAGGACCATAAGCGGGTCGGCGACGGCGACGAGGGCCCCAACACCGGCGGCATGGGTGCATACACACCGCTGCCATGGCTGCCGGACGGCATGGTGGGCCGCATCGTCGACGAGGTGGTACGCCCCGTCGCCGCCGAACTCGTCCACCGTGGCGCCCCGTTCTCGGGGCTGCTGTACGCGGGACTGGCAATCGGTGCAGACGGTCCGGCCGTCGTCGAGTTCAACTGCCGCTTCGGCGACCCCGAGACGCAGGCCGTCCTGGACCTGCTGGAGTCCCCGCTCGGCGAGACGCTCGCCGCCGTCGCGAACGGCACGCTCGGCGAACTGCCGGAGCTGCGCTGGTTCGACGGCAGTGCCGTCGTGGTGGTGCTGGCCGCCGAGAACTACCCGGGAACCCCGCGCAAGGGCGATCCGATCGACGGTGCGGGCACCGAGGGCGTGCTGCATGCCGGAACGGCGCTCGACGATGCGGGAACGGTTGTCTCGTCGGGAGGCCGCGTGCTGTCCGTCGTCGGTCGCGGTGCCGGTCTCACCGAAGCGCGCGCTCAGGCGTACGAACGTCTCACGCAGGTCGGCCTGGCAGGTTCGCACTTTCGCACCGACATCGGCAAGGCGGCCGAGGACGGGGCCATCACGCTCTGA
- a CDS encoding MarR family winged helix-turn-helix transcriptional regulator, protein MSSVDLPDESVRSTSSVLLRFLEHIAEQHLCSTADNLAATDLTLSQLRMLLVLHHGDEPMSVNALAEAVGLSLAAAGRGADRLVGLELVDRREDPADRRVKRLSLTDQGQALLDDQFALKADDLTSCVASLPETSRTRLRDTLTDTLTHLSPEKVTP, encoded by the coding sequence GTGTCTTCAGTCGATCTCCCCGATGAATCCGTCCGCAGTACCAGTTCGGTGCTGCTGCGCTTTCTCGAGCACATCGCCGAACAGCATCTCTGCAGCACCGCAGACAACCTGGCAGCCACGGACCTGACGCTCTCGCAGCTCCGCATGCTCCTCGTGTTGCACCACGGTGATGAACCGATGTCGGTCAATGCGCTCGCTGAGGCCGTGGGGCTCTCCCTCGCGGCCGCCGGGAGGGGCGCGGATCGGCTGGTGGGCCTGGAACTCGTGGACCGTCGGGAGGACCCGGCCGACCGCCGCGTCAAACGACTCTCCCTGACCGACCAGGGCCAGGCGCTGCTCGATGACCAGTTCGCGCTGAAGGCGGACGACCTCACCAGTTGCGTCGCATCGCTACCGGAAACGTCACGGACCAGACTCCGCGACACCCTGACCGACACCCTGACCCACCTCTCACCAGAGAAAGTGACCCCATGA